Proteins from one Megalopta genalis isolate 19385.01 chromosome 1, iyMegGena1_principal, whole genome shotgun sequence genomic window:
- the metro gene encoding membrane palmitoylated protein 7-like protein metro isoform X1 has translation MTAALVMENVNWDPALSRLLNSLQENKSEIPSCTDEEFGFLSDLLQSKELNALVNVHNKIVNNVKDDKFFPVLSNSMDIDIEVLDLLSTKTHISKECKELFHLLQKPHIQGLLCAHDAVAQKDYYPRLPEIPLEVDEDEETVKIVQLVKSNEPLCGTGLEPIVGATLKTCEVTGKIVIARIMHGGAADRSGLIHVGDEICEVNGISVEGKTPNCVLQILQNSEGTITFKIVPADSKGGFRESKVRVRAHFSYKAWDDLYIPCKEAGLDFTKRDVLHIVSQDDAYWWQARREGDRNTRAGLIPSRALQERRIILERQQRDQTRDDNISLCSVPVPLPSLCPRPSTSLHASPTKCNLQGVKTKKIMYVAAENDDFDREEIPTYEEVAKLYPRPGLYRPVVLIGPPGVGRNELKRRLMAADPDKYKTPVPYTSRPPRPGEINGKEYHFVTREKMEEEIAAGKFIEYGEYKGNLYGTSSESVSSLINAGYVCLLNPHYQALKMLRTPQTKPYVIYIKPPRFEILKETRNDAKARSTFDERNSRGFTNEEYHEILHSAARIEFLYSHLFDEVIVNADLPMAFEQLVNAVHRVESEPLWVPASWVQ, from the exons ATGACAGCGGCGCTCGTCATGGAAAACGTGAATTGGGATCCCG CGTTGTCCAGGCTCCTGAACTCTCTTCAGGAGAACAAAAGCGAAATACCGAGCTGCACGGACGAGGAGTTCGGCTTCCTCAGCGATCTGCTGCAGTCCAAGGAATTGAACGCGTTGGTCAACGTGCACAATAAAATTGTGAACAATGTCAAGGACGACAAGTTCTTCCCGGTTCTATCCAACTCTATGGACATCGACATCGAGGTTCTGGATCTGCTGTCGACCAAAACGCACATCTCGAAAGAGTGCAAGGAGCTCTTTCATCTTCTCCAAAAGCCGCACATACAG GGTCTTTTGTGCGCGCACGACGCGGTCGCCCAGAAAGACTACTACCCCCGCTTGCCAGAGATCCCTCTGGAGGTGGACGAGGACGAGGAAACGGTGAAGATCGTGCAGTTGGTGAAGTCGAACGAGCCCTTG TGTGGCACCGGCCTTGAACCGATCGTG GGGGCGACCTTAAAAACGTGCGAAGTCACCGGCAAGATCGTGATAGCGCGAATAATGCACGGCGGCGCGGCCGATAGATCCGGCCTCATTCACGTCGGAGACGAGATTTGCGAGGTCAACGGCATCAGCGTCGAAGGGAAGACTCCAAACTGTGTTCTCCAGATACTG CAAAATTCCGAAGGTACGATCACGTTTAAAATAGTCCCGGCGGACAGCAAAGGAGGTTTTCGCGAGAGTAAG GTTCGAGTCCGAGCGCATTTTTCGTACAAGGCGTGGGACGATCTGTACATACCTTGCAAAGAGGCTGGACTCGACTTTACCAAGCGTGACGTTCTTCACATCGTCAGCCAGGATGACGCTTATTG GTGGCAGGCGAGACGCGAGGGTGATCGAAATACGAGAGCTGGCTTGATCCCCAGTAGAGCTCTTCAGGAAAGACGAATTATCCTCGAGAGGCAACAGAGGGATCAAACCCGTGACGACAATATAA GCTTGTGTTCTGTTCCAGTGCCTTTGCCTTCATTGTGCCCCCGTCCCAGTACCTCTTTGCACGCCTCGCCCACAAAGTGCAACTTGCAGGGAGTAAAAACTAAAAAAATCATGTATGTAGCTGCAGAGAACGACGATTTCGACCGAGAAGAGATACCGACCTACGAAGAGGTCGCGAAGCTCTACCCGAGGCCAGGTCTATACCGGCCGGTGGTTCTGATCGGGCCACCGGGAGTCGGCAGGAACGAGCTCAAGAGGCGACTCATGGCCGCCGATCCCGATAAGTACAAGACGCCCGTGCCTT ATACCTCGAGACCACCGAGACCGGGCGAGATCAACGGCAAAGAGTACCATTTCGTGACCCGCGAAAAGATGGAGGAGGAGATCGCCGCCGGCAAGTTTATAGAATACGGCGAGTACAAGGGCAACCTGTACGGTACCAGTTCCGAGAGCGTTAGCTCCCTGATAAACGCCGGCTACGTGTGCCTCTTGAACCCGCACTATCAGGCCCTCAAGATGCTACGAACGCCACAAACGAAACCGTACGTGATATACATTAAACCGCCGAGGTTCGAGATACTGAAGGAGACTAGGAACGACGCGAAAGCTAGGTCGACCTTCGACGAGCGCAACTCCCGCGGCTTCACG AACGAGGAGTACCACGAGATCCTGCACAGCGCGGCCAGGATAGAGTTTCTCTATTCGCACCTGTTCGACGAGGTGATAGTGAACGCTGACCTACCGATGGCGTTCGAGCAACTGGTCAACGCGGTTCACCGAGTAGAATCGGAGCCGCTCTGGGTACCTGCTTCGTGGGTTCAATAA
- the metro gene encoding membrane palmitoylated protein 7-like protein metro isoform X2, which translates to MTAALVMENVNWDPALSRLLNSLQENKSEIPSCTDEEFGFLSDLLQSKELNALVNVHNKIVNNVKDDKFFPVLSNSMDIDIEVLDLLSTKTHISKECKELFHLLQKPHIQGLLCAHDAVAQKDYYPRLPEIPLEVDEDEETVKIVQLVKSNEPLGATLKTCEVTGKIVIARIMHGGAADRSGLIHVGDEICEVNGISVEGKTPNCVLQILQNSEGTITFKIVPADSKGGFRESKVRVRAHFSYKAWDDLYIPCKEAGLDFTKRDVLHIVSQDDAYWWQARREGDRNTRAGLIPSRALQERRIILERQQRDQTRDDNISLCSVPVPLPSLCPRPSTSLHASPTKCNLQGVKTKKIMYVAAENDDFDREEIPTYEEVAKLYPRPGLYRPVVLIGPPGVGRNELKRRLMAADPDKYKTPVPYTSRPPRPGEINGKEYHFVTREKMEEEIAAGKFIEYGEYKGNLYGTSSESVSSLINAGYVCLLNPHYQALKMLRTPQTKPYVIYIKPPRFEILKETRNDAKARSTFDERNSRGFTNEEYHEILHSAARIEFLYSHLFDEVIVNADLPMAFEQLVNAVHRVESEPLWVPASWVQ; encoded by the exons ATGACAGCGGCGCTCGTCATGGAAAACGTGAATTGGGATCCCG CGTTGTCCAGGCTCCTGAACTCTCTTCAGGAGAACAAAAGCGAAATACCGAGCTGCACGGACGAGGAGTTCGGCTTCCTCAGCGATCTGCTGCAGTCCAAGGAATTGAACGCGTTGGTCAACGTGCACAATAAAATTGTGAACAATGTCAAGGACGACAAGTTCTTCCCGGTTCTATCCAACTCTATGGACATCGACATCGAGGTTCTGGATCTGCTGTCGACCAAAACGCACATCTCGAAAGAGTGCAAGGAGCTCTTTCATCTTCTCCAAAAGCCGCACATACAG GGTCTTTTGTGCGCGCACGACGCGGTCGCCCAGAAAGACTACTACCCCCGCTTGCCAGAGATCCCTCTGGAGGTGGACGAGGACGAGGAAACGGTGAAGATCGTGCAGTTGGTGAAGTCGAACGAGCCCTTG GGGGCGACCTTAAAAACGTGCGAAGTCACCGGCAAGATCGTGATAGCGCGAATAATGCACGGCGGCGCGGCCGATAGATCCGGCCTCATTCACGTCGGAGACGAGATTTGCGAGGTCAACGGCATCAGCGTCGAAGGGAAGACTCCAAACTGTGTTCTCCAGATACTG CAAAATTCCGAAGGTACGATCACGTTTAAAATAGTCCCGGCGGACAGCAAAGGAGGTTTTCGCGAGAGTAAG GTTCGAGTCCGAGCGCATTTTTCGTACAAGGCGTGGGACGATCTGTACATACCTTGCAAAGAGGCTGGACTCGACTTTACCAAGCGTGACGTTCTTCACATCGTCAGCCAGGATGACGCTTATTG GTGGCAGGCGAGACGCGAGGGTGATCGAAATACGAGAGCTGGCTTGATCCCCAGTAGAGCTCTTCAGGAAAGACGAATTATCCTCGAGAGGCAACAGAGGGATCAAACCCGTGACGACAATATAA GCTTGTGTTCTGTTCCAGTGCCTTTGCCTTCATTGTGCCCCCGTCCCAGTACCTCTTTGCACGCCTCGCCCACAAAGTGCAACTTGCAGGGAGTAAAAACTAAAAAAATCATGTATGTAGCTGCAGAGAACGACGATTTCGACCGAGAAGAGATACCGACCTACGAAGAGGTCGCGAAGCTCTACCCGAGGCCAGGTCTATACCGGCCGGTGGTTCTGATCGGGCCACCGGGAGTCGGCAGGAACGAGCTCAAGAGGCGACTCATGGCCGCCGATCCCGATAAGTACAAGACGCCCGTGCCTT ATACCTCGAGACCACCGAGACCGGGCGAGATCAACGGCAAAGAGTACCATTTCGTGACCCGCGAAAAGATGGAGGAGGAGATCGCCGCCGGCAAGTTTATAGAATACGGCGAGTACAAGGGCAACCTGTACGGTACCAGTTCCGAGAGCGTTAGCTCCCTGATAAACGCCGGCTACGTGTGCCTCTTGAACCCGCACTATCAGGCCCTCAAGATGCTACGAACGCCACAAACGAAACCGTACGTGATATACATTAAACCGCCGAGGTTCGAGATACTGAAGGAGACTAGGAACGACGCGAAAGCTAGGTCGACCTTCGACGAGCGCAACTCCCGCGGCTTCACG AACGAGGAGTACCACGAGATCCTGCACAGCGCGGCCAGGATAGAGTTTCTCTATTCGCACCTGTTCGACGAGGTGATAGTGAACGCTGACCTACCGATGGCGTTCGAGCAACTGGTCAACGCGGTTCACCGAGTAGAATCGGAGCCGCTCTGGGTACCTGCTTCGTGGGTTCAATAA
- the metro gene encoding membrane palmitoylated protein 7-like protein metro isoform X3, translating into MTAALVMENVNWDPALSRLLNSLQENKSEIPSCTDEEFGFLSDLLQSKELNALVNVHNKIVNNVKDDKFFPVLSNSMDIDIEVLDLLSTKTHISKECKELFHLLQKPHIQGLLCAHDAVAQKDYYPRLPEIPLEVDEDEETVKIVQLVKSNEPLCGTGLEPIVGATLKTCEVTGKIVIARIMHGGAADRSGLIHVGDEICEVNGISVEGKTPNCVLQILQNSEGTITFKIVPADSKGGFRESKVRVRAHFSYKAWDDLYIPCKEAGLDFTKRDVLHIVSQDDAYWWQARREGDRNTRAGLIPSRALQERRIILERQQRDQTRDDNITAENDDFDREEIPTYEEVAKLYPRPGLYRPVVLIGPPGVGRNELKRRLMAADPDKYKTPVPYTSRPPRPGEINGKEYHFVTREKMEEEIAAGKFIEYGEYKGNLYGTSSESVSSLINAGYVCLLNPHYQALKMLRTPQTKPYVIYIKPPRFEILKETRNDAKARSTFDERNSRGFTNEEYHEILHSAARIEFLYSHLFDEVIVNADLPMAFEQLVNAVHRVESEPLWVPASWVQ; encoded by the exons ATGACAGCGGCGCTCGTCATGGAAAACGTGAATTGGGATCCCG CGTTGTCCAGGCTCCTGAACTCTCTTCAGGAGAACAAAAGCGAAATACCGAGCTGCACGGACGAGGAGTTCGGCTTCCTCAGCGATCTGCTGCAGTCCAAGGAATTGAACGCGTTGGTCAACGTGCACAATAAAATTGTGAACAATGTCAAGGACGACAAGTTCTTCCCGGTTCTATCCAACTCTATGGACATCGACATCGAGGTTCTGGATCTGCTGTCGACCAAAACGCACATCTCGAAAGAGTGCAAGGAGCTCTTTCATCTTCTCCAAAAGCCGCACATACAG GGTCTTTTGTGCGCGCACGACGCGGTCGCCCAGAAAGACTACTACCCCCGCTTGCCAGAGATCCCTCTGGAGGTGGACGAGGACGAGGAAACGGTGAAGATCGTGCAGTTGGTGAAGTCGAACGAGCCCTTG TGTGGCACCGGCCTTGAACCGATCGTG GGGGCGACCTTAAAAACGTGCGAAGTCACCGGCAAGATCGTGATAGCGCGAATAATGCACGGCGGCGCGGCCGATAGATCCGGCCTCATTCACGTCGGAGACGAGATTTGCGAGGTCAACGGCATCAGCGTCGAAGGGAAGACTCCAAACTGTGTTCTCCAGATACTG CAAAATTCCGAAGGTACGATCACGTTTAAAATAGTCCCGGCGGACAGCAAAGGAGGTTTTCGCGAGAGTAAG GTTCGAGTCCGAGCGCATTTTTCGTACAAGGCGTGGGACGATCTGTACATACCTTGCAAAGAGGCTGGACTCGACTTTACCAAGCGTGACGTTCTTCACATCGTCAGCCAGGATGACGCTTATTG GTGGCAGGCGAGACGCGAGGGTGATCGAAATACGAGAGCTGGCTTGATCCCCAGTAGAGCTCTTCAGGAAAGACGAATTATCCTCGAGAGGCAACAGAGGGATCAAACCCGTGACGACAATATAA CTGCAGAGAACGACGATTTCGACCGAGAAGAGATACCGACCTACGAAGAGGTCGCGAAGCTCTACCCGAGGCCAGGTCTATACCGGCCGGTGGTTCTGATCGGGCCACCGGGAGTCGGCAGGAACGAGCTCAAGAGGCGACTCATGGCCGCCGATCCCGATAAGTACAAGACGCCCGTGCCTT ATACCTCGAGACCACCGAGACCGGGCGAGATCAACGGCAAAGAGTACCATTTCGTGACCCGCGAAAAGATGGAGGAGGAGATCGCCGCCGGCAAGTTTATAGAATACGGCGAGTACAAGGGCAACCTGTACGGTACCAGTTCCGAGAGCGTTAGCTCCCTGATAAACGCCGGCTACGTGTGCCTCTTGAACCCGCACTATCAGGCCCTCAAGATGCTACGAACGCCACAAACGAAACCGTACGTGATATACATTAAACCGCCGAGGTTCGAGATACTGAAGGAGACTAGGAACGACGCGAAAGCTAGGTCGACCTTCGACGAGCGCAACTCCCGCGGCTTCACG AACGAGGAGTACCACGAGATCCTGCACAGCGCGGCCAGGATAGAGTTTCTCTATTCGCACCTGTTCGACGAGGTGATAGTGAACGCTGACCTACCGATGGCGTTCGAGCAACTGGTCAACGCGGTTCACCGAGTAGAATCGGAGCCGCTCTGGGTACCTGCTTCGTGGGTTCAATAA